The nucleotide window gctgagttcctgattggaaGGTGCCAAGTGTCAAgcttcagatatttacattttggctgcgcTGCCAGATTCGCGCTGCTCAAATTGAGCTCCTGGTAGTCAACGCCACAACAGTCGCTCAAATTGCGCCGTGTGACTTCAATTCGCCACAGAACACCCCTGTACTGGCCGCCTCTTCTGTGTGAATCACGTTCGGTGTAAATGCACCTTTATACCTGGTTTTGTGGTATACACGGAACAGCAACTAAAATTCCAcaactcattatttttttgtaaacatttaactCTTCTTTTTATGACTtctataaactttaaaatctaaataccATGCTGTTCGATGCGCTTTTATATTACAAGAAGCTCTTTTACAGTCTTCAACTACACACAGTAATTGTTTAAGTACAAAATAAAGTGGATATATGAAGGAGGTTAGGAGAAAGTAgatatgtttttatggatttaacgctcatatttttgttataacTATGTACTGGTCTActattttttcagtatttcaaAGGAGAGACTGAAGCACTATGGGGTTTGAAGTAATCTTATTGCTTCTGCTGACAGTGACATGTAAGTTAATGATTGAATGGATTTAAATGAATATTCCTAAGGATATAAAAAAGACTTTATGTAATGTTTTCTATTACAGATGCTCCAGTACACATTTCTGCTGTGTCATCAAAAGCACTTTCCACGGACAGTGAAATCTGCGGATGTAACTGTGAATTGTGCCCGGGCTACGTACAAGCTACCACAGCTGCACTTACAACAATCTGTAATACAGCAACAACCACCTCAACTACAACTGGACCAATAACAACTGCAACATATACAACTACCACCACCTCGACAACAACCACACCTGTTCCGAATACGACTGCAATACTCATCACAGCCACATCAACAAATACCACCACAGTTTTTCCAAACTCAATCAAGACATCCACTACAACAACAACCACAGATGCTCCTAAAACAGCTACTACTACAAAAACTACTTCAATCCCAGCTGTTCCAAATACATCTACATCCACCACCATTTTAACAACAACCATAGATCTAAAAACAACTACTTCTACAAACCCAACATCAACCACAGCTGTTCCAAAAACGACTACAGCCACAACCACCCAGATAGAAACAACAACCACAGTTTTTCCTAAAACTACTGCGACAACCACCCAAACAACAAAATTCTCTGATTCAAAAACAGCTACAACTGCTACAACAACCACCTCAACAAATATAACAGCTACAGTTGTTCCTGTAACAGCAACCACTACTACCACCCAAACAACATCCACTGTTATTCCAAAAACACCCACATCAGAAACAACTCCAACAACAACCACTGTTCTTAAAACAGCCACAGCTACTACTACTACCTCAACATCAAGTATAACCAGTGTTGTTCCAATAGCCACTTCAACCACTACCACATCCACCCTAACAAATACAATAACAACCACAGCTGCTCCTAAAACTATTTCAACTATTATTACAGCCTACCCAACAACAACCACAACCATTCCTAATAGAGAAACAACTACATCTGCAACGACTTCAACAATCTCAACCACTATTTTGAATCCAGCCCCAACTACTACCACTTTTAGTGTTTCTACTTCACCTAGCATTGGACCAGCTTCAATAATAACAACAACACCCACACAATCAGTTACAATCACTAGCACACTTATTACTACTACTACAACAACAAAACCTCTAACTGCTCAAACAACTACAATTGGTAACACTTCAACAACCAAAGTCTCCACCAGCATCGGGGTTACTCCATTAACAGTCACTTTTGTACCAACAACACTGACAAATGCTCCAAATATAgagacaacaaaaataacaaacccATCCATTACCAAATCTTCATTAACCGCAACAACAAATGAATCCACCACATCTGCTGACACATTAACAATCAATTTTCTGAAAACAACAATCACATCTGCACCTACAACACCTGTAAGTAATACTGCATCAACAACAACCACAAAATCTCAACCAGCTATTACTGCTGAGTTCACCGCAACAAAATTCCCCTCTAGCACAGAAAACAGTCTAATATCAACTgcaattacaacaaaaacacaaacaaatgcaaCATTAACCTCAGTTGTATTTACACCTGTCCTCTCTACTACTACAGTTTCACCAACCACAGTTACATTAAAGACAACAACATTTGAACCCATAACAACAGCTAAAATATCAATGACCACCATTCAACCAAATGCAATCACAACTGCACTTCCAACAAGTCAAATAGTCACTTCTGTTACACCATTAACATCTACTAATGGTTTAACCACCACAGTGAAAACCACAACAACTGGAATGTATTCAACTGAAAGTAAAACAAGTAGTCCAACAACCATGCTGGAGGCAACTACACTCACTGGTCCAACAACATCAACTATGAATGTATATATACCAACAGAAAACATTGTATCTACCATATCCTTATCAACCCCAGCAGAAAAATTCACCTCAGCACTTAGAATCTCAACAGCCACATTTCAGCCAACAACAATCACAGACACACCAAACAATATACTTACAACTTTTACTGCTCCAACAACAACCACACAAACTTTACAAACAACCTCCACGAATCCTAAACCAACTACAAATAGCCCAACAGTTGTTTCAGGAACCACAACCACGAGAAACTTTACCACTATTTCAGCCACAAGCACAATTTTAAGCCCCGTGCCAACCACTGCAACCACTACAACTCTTTCAAAAATTACATCGATTACTACAACAAATGAATTGATAACCAAAACCACAACTATCCCTGAAGTTACAACAACTAGTACACCTGTATCAATATTCACAACCACAACAACATATCCTAAAATTACAACAAGTAGTACACTTGTATCAATATTCACAACCACAACAACATACCCTAAAGTTACAACTAGTACACCTGTATCAATACTCACAACCACAACAACATACCCTAAAGTTACAACAACTAGTACACCTGTATCAATATTCACAACTACAACAACAGCCCCTACATTTACATCAACTAGTACACCTGTATCAATACTTATAACCACAACAACAGGCCCTACATTTCCAACAATTAGTACAACACCTGTATCAATTACCACAACAACTGTCCCCAAAGTTACAGAAACTAGTACACCTGTATCAATTACCACAACAACTGTTCCCAAAGTTACAGAAACTAGTACACCTGTATCAGTTACCACGACAACTGTCCCCAAAGTTACAGAAACTAGTACATCTGTATCAGTTACCACGACAACTGTCCCCAAAGTTACAGAAACAAGTACACCTGTATCAGTTACCACAACAACTGTCCCTAAAGTTACAGCAACTAGTACAACACCCATATCATTTACCACGACAACTGCCCCTAAAGCTATGACAACTAGTACAAAGCCTGATCTAATTTCCACAACAGCAACTATCCCTGAAGTTACAACTGGTAAAACATTACAATTGATCACCACAACCACAAGTGTTCCTAAAGATGCAACGACAGCAGCAACAGTTGTAATAACCCCAACAACAGTCTCTAAAATTGTATTAACTAATACAACAGCTGCATTTACtaccacaaacacaacaacagttTCTGAATTTACCACAAATACTACAACTACATTAGTAACCACAAAAACTGCTGTAGTTACCAGTAACACAACTTGTTGTGAATGTTGTTTGGGACTTTCTACACAAATGCTTACAACGACATGTCCAACAGAAGCAACAACAACACCTGAGCCACTGACAGTAAAACGGCTGAGTTTCAGATCTGCTACAGCAACTTTCACCACTGATTTACAGAATCCATCATCAGCGGCCTTTCAAAGTCGAGCTGCACTGCTAAAGTCTACAGTAGGTTATGTTTCATGTTGTTGAGTTTGATTGAAAGCAGATACATGCTTTAGTTacataaaatataacaaaagaagATTCTATGTTAAACCATTTGACCCTGACAATTTTCCTGTAGTGAACAacctctaaaaaaaatgaaatgaaccaAAGGATAATTAAGTAATAAACATGATAGTTCAGTTTGTTATgcacaatgtattttttaaacagtaaatagacaattttctttcttctcgagacattttcttaaaaacaaatagaCACTTGAGTAAATACTAGTAAATAATtggaaaaagacacaaattcTTCACTTCTCAcacatgtgtttgttttgtttttcagcttgAGCCATTTTTTCAGCAAGCATTTTCCTCATTCCGGTTTTTGACAGTGATTTTATTCAGGTATTTGGCTTAGTATTGTGTCTTCAATGCTTTCAGTGTGCTAATTCATTAATAT belongs to Oryzias melastigma strain HK-1 linkage group LG18, ASM292280v2, whole genome shotgun sequence and includes:
- the LOC112156042 gene encoding mucin-5AC, which produces MFSITDAPVHISAVSSKALSTDSEICGCNCELCPGYVQATTAALTTICNTATTTSTTTGPITTATYTTTTTSTTTTPVPNTTAILITATSTNTTTVFPNSIKTSTTTTTTDAPKTATTTKTTSIPAVPNTSTSTTILTTTIDLKTTTSTNPTSTTAVPKTTTATTTQIETTTTVFPKTTATTTQTTKFSDSKTATTATTTTSTNITATVVPVTATTTTTQTTSTVIPKTPTSETTPTTTTVLKTATATTTTSTSSITSVVPIATSTTTTSTLTNTITTTAAPKTISTIITAYPTTTTTIPNRETTTSATTSTISTTILNPAPTTTTFSVSTSPSIGPASIITTTPTQSVTITSTLITTTTTTKPLTAQTTTIGNTSTTKVSTSIGVTPLTVTFVPTTLTNAPNIETTKITNPSITKSSLTATTNESTTSADTLTINFLKTTITSAPTTPVSNTASTTTTKSQPAITAEFTATKFPSSTENSLISTAITTKTQTNATLTSVVFTPVLSTTTVSPTTVTLKTTTFEPITTAKISMTTIQPNAITTALPTSQIVTSVTPLTSTNGLTTTVKTTTTGMYSTESKTSSPTTMLEATTLTGPTTSTMNVYIPTENIVSTISLSTPAEKFTSPNSCFRNHNHEKLYHYFSHKHNFKPRANHCNHYNSFKNYIDYYNK